The Streptomyces sp. NBC_00597 DNA segment TCGGCGCAACTGCGCCACTGGCAGCTCGATCCGCTCATAGACCGGGCTGCGCTCGGTGTGACGGAGCTGCTCAGCAACGTCCACCGCCATGCGCAGCCGGACAAGACGTGCACCGTCGAGATCGAGCTGCGGCTGGGGCGGCTCACCGTCTCGGTGTACGACAGCGATCCGCGGCTTCCCGTCCTGCGGGAAGCGGCAGCGGACGCGCTGGAGACCTGCGGGCGCGGGCTCGCGCTGGTCGCGGCGGTCAGCGAGGCCTGGGGCGCGCGGAACCAGGACGACACTCCCGGCAAGGTGGTGTGGTTCTC contains these protein-coding regions:
- a CDS encoding ATP-binding protein, whose product is MISHSRRHCVVELQALPSRIGQIRRIVSAQLRHWQLDPLIDRAALGVTELLSNVHRHAQPDKTCTVEIELRLGRLTVSVYDSDPRLPVLREAAADALETCGRGLALVAAVSEAWGARNQDDTPGKVVWFSLRAAPAAPAAQRPTGNGSRPVREPAPAVVVAVDPGAVPTAIPVAASVGARPG